Proteins encoded by one window of Halobaculum halobium:
- a CDS encoding ATP-dependent DNA helicase, with protein MRPSDLSTLPDGVPEALEAEGIEEFYPPQAEAVEAGVADGESVVASVPTASGKTLIAELAMLSAIARGGKALYIVPLRALASEKKTEFERWEEFGIDVGVSTGNYQSDGEWLASRDIIVATSEKVDSLIRNGAPWVNDLTCVVADEVHLVDDSGRGPTLEVTLAKLRKINRDLQVVALSATVGNAGEVARWLDAALVESDWRPIELKTGVHYGNAVNFDDGSQREVPVGKGQKPTAALVADALDEEVSGRGGSSLVFVNSRRNAEGAAKRLADVTASRLAPDERAELEELAKKIRDDSDTDTSDDLAECVREGAAFHHAGLSATQRSLVEDAFRDRLVKCISATPTLAAGVNTPARRVIVRDWKRYDGEFGGMQPLDTLEVHQMMGRAGRPGLDPYGEALLLAKDRDTMDELFERYVWADPEEVRSKLAAEPALRTHVLATVASGFATTRAGLLEFLDRTLYASQTGDDARLGEVTDRVLEYLAANDFLEREDGTLTATGIGHTVSRLYLDPMSAAEIVDGLREGVERAGDAGGTADASATATQRTRPAGDGEVPEDAAEASFVTGTDLVADDGADSADDGDDGGPEDTDAADGDADRPTLTPLGLYHLVARTPDMYQLYLKSGDRQTYEEQFYEREPEFLGRAPSEFEDVAWEDWLAALKTARLLEDWAGELDEDTIAERYGVGPGDIRGKVDTAEWLLGAAEQLANELDLDVVLDVREAKKRVEDGVREELLDLTGVRGVGRKRARRLFEAGIETRAELREADKSVVLGALRGREKTAENVLQAVGRQDPSMDGVETDASASAAATAGSRTTGEDGDEDEPGQATFGDFS; from the coding sequence ATGAGACCCTCCGATCTCTCGACCCTGCCCGACGGCGTCCCCGAGGCGCTGGAGGCGGAGGGAATCGAGGAGTTCTATCCGCCGCAGGCCGAGGCGGTGGAGGCCGGCGTCGCCGACGGCGAGAGCGTCGTCGCCTCGGTGCCCACCGCCTCCGGCAAGACGCTGATCGCGGAGTTGGCGATGCTTTCGGCGATCGCCCGCGGCGGGAAGGCGCTGTACATCGTCCCGTTGCGCGCGCTCGCCAGCGAGAAGAAAACCGAGTTCGAGCGCTGGGAGGAGTTCGGGATCGACGTTGGCGTCTCCACCGGCAACTATCAGTCCGACGGCGAGTGGCTCGCCAGTCGCGACATCATCGTCGCCACGAGCGAGAAGGTCGACTCGCTCATCCGAAACGGCGCGCCGTGGGTGAACGACCTCACGTGCGTGGTCGCCGACGAGGTCCACCTCGTCGACGACTCGGGACGGGGGCCGACCCTCGAAGTGACCCTCGCGAAGCTCCGGAAGATCAACCGCGACCTGCAGGTGGTCGCGCTCTCGGCGACGGTCGGCAACGCCGGCGAAGTCGCCCGGTGGCTCGACGCCGCGCTCGTCGAGTCCGACTGGCGCCCCATCGAACTGAAGACGGGCGTCCACTACGGCAACGCGGTCAACTTCGACGACGGCAGCCAACGCGAGGTCCCCGTCGGGAAGGGACAGAAGCCGACGGCCGCGCTCGTCGCCGACGCCCTCGACGAGGAGGTATCGGGGCGAGGCGGCTCCTCGCTCGTGTTCGTCAACTCCCGACGCAACGCCGAGGGCGCCGCCAAGCGGCTCGCGGACGTGACTGCGAGCCGGCTCGCACCCGACGAGCGGGCCGAGTTGGAGGAGCTAGCGAAGAAGATCCGGGACGACTCCGACACCGACACCTCCGACGACCTCGCCGAGTGCGTGCGCGAGGGCGCGGCGTTCCACCACGCCGGCCTCTCGGCGACGCAGCGCTCGCTCGTCGAGGACGCCTTTCGCGACCGACTCGTGAAGTGCATCAGCGCGACCCCCACCCTCGCCGCCGGCGTCAACACGCCCGCCCGGCGCGTGATCGTTCGCGACTGGAAGCGCTACGACGGCGAGTTCGGCGGGATGCAGCCGCTGGACACGCTGGAGGTCCACCAGATGATGGGGCGCGCGGGCCGCCCCGGGCTCGACCCCTACGGCGAGGCGCTCCTCCTCGCGAAAGACCGCGACACGATGGACGAGCTGTTCGAGCGGTACGTCTGGGCCGACCCCGAAGAGGTCCGCTCGAAGCTCGCCGCCGAGCCGGCGCTGCGCACGCACGTGCTCGCGACCGTCGCCTCGGGGTTCGCCACGACCCGAGCGGGCCTGCTGGAGTTTCTGGATCGAACGCTGTACGCGAGCCAGACGGGCGACGACGCCAGGCTCGGCGAGGTGACCGACCGCGTGCTGGAGTACCTGGCGGCCAACGACTTCCTCGAACGCGAGGACGGCACCCTCACCGCGACCGGCATCGGCCACACCGTCTCGCGGCTCTACCTCGATCCGATGTCCGCGGCGGAGATCGTCGACGGCCTCCGCGAGGGCGTCGAACGCGCGGGCGACGCGGGCGGCACCGCCGACGCGTCCGCGACGGCGACCCAGCGGACCCGGCCCGCCGGCGACGGCGAGGTCCCCGAGGACGCCGCAGAGGCGTCGTTCGTCACCGGAACCGACCTCGTCGCTGACGACGGCGCAGACAGCGCTGACGACGGCGACGATGGGGGGCCCGAAGACACCGATGCCGCCGACGGCGACGCCGACCGCCCGACGCTCACGCCGCTGGGGCTGTACCACCTCGTCGCGCGGACGCCCGACATGTACCAGCTGTACCTGAAGTCGGGCGACCGCCAGACGTACGAGGAGCAGTTCTACGAGCGCGAGCCGGAGTTCCTCGGCCGGGCGCCCTCGGAGTTCGAGGACGTGGCGTGGGAGGACTGGCTGGCGGCGCTCAAGACAGCGCGGCTGCTAGAGGACTGGGCCGGCGAACTCGACGAGGACACCATCGCCGAGCGCTACGGCGTCGGCCCCGGTGACATCCGGGGGAAAGTCGATACCGCCGAGTGGCTCCTCGGCGCGGCCGAACAGCTGGCGAACGAGCTCGACCTCGACGTGGTGCTTGACGTCCGGGAGGCGAAGAAGCGCGTCGAGGACGGCGTCCGCGAGGAGCTGCTCGACTTGACGGGCGTGCGCGGCGTCGGTCGCAAGCGCGCCCGCCGGCTGTTTGAGGCCGGGATCGAGACCCGAGCGGAGCTGCGCGAGGCCGACAAGTCGGTCGTGCTCGGTGCGCTCCGCGGGCGCGAGAAGACCGCGGAGAACGTCCTCCAGGCGGTCGGCCGACAGGACCCCTCGATGGACGGCGTCGAGACGGACGCGAGCGCGTCGGCCGCCGCGACCGCGGGAAGTCGGACGACCGGCGAGGACGGCGACGAGGACGAGCCCGGTCAGGCCACGTTCGGTGATTTCTCGTGA
- a CDS encoding DoxX family protein has protein sequence MADDEANPTGTDRDNSRSLSRLGRVLFGLGLALQATEDFRDMEDSIEYAESAGVPMPDLAAPFASGMMLVGGLGVALWRLPKIATGAVVTFLAVVTPTMHDFWNEEGDASGERLAFFGNLAMFGAALAFLREAYRS, from the coding sequence ATGGCAGATGACGAAGCGAACCCAACCGGAACCGATCGTGACAACAGCCGCTCGCTCTCCCGGCTCGGACGCGTGCTGTTCGGGCTCGGGCTCGCGCTGCAGGCCACGGAGGACTTCCGCGACATGGAGGACTCGATCGAGTACGCGGAGTCCGCGGGAGTGCCGATGCCCGACCTCGCGGCGCCGTTCGCCTCCGGGATGATGCTCGTCGGCGGGCTCGGCGTCGCACTGTGGCGACTCCCGAAGATCGCGACCGGCGCGGTCGTCACGTTCCTCGCGGTGGTGACTCCGACGATGCACGACTTCTGGAACGAGGAGGGCGACGCCAGCGGCGAGCGGCTCGCCTTCTTCGGCAACCTCGCGATGTTCGGCGCGGCGCTGGCGTTCCTGCGCGAGGCGTACCGGTCTTGA
- a CDS encoding DUF5806 family protein yields the protein MTDDADHGGDGDAAADAAGADDERAASDEPATDGGEGVADETPTEEAAASGRIAEGDDVADDTTAGDGASGDRATDDDIADDTADNGDDAGSVPGPDVGADAAEEPDEDVPGDVAKYDRFQKMERAEYDRVNEFLRDRTYVTAREWAIARLCADFRTETGVEMTKIGENLPRLVPFMTDTYTPQAVNQARASFEEKVRKAGATFLYGAMSGFFTAEDLDDVMYESTEVAKFLLEVEGADLAVEEELAAEDKISSVMRDVREASAEVRGEEVKCPECGHVHEP from the coding sequence ATGACAGACGACGCGGACCACGGGGGCGACGGCGACGCTGCCGCCGACGCGGCCGGGGCCGACGACGAACGCGCGGCCAGCGACGAACCCGCGACCGACGGCGGCGAGGGGGTCGCCGACGAGACCCCCACCGAGGAGGCGGCAGCCAGCGGGCGCATCGCCGAGGGGGACGACGTCGCAGACGACACAACTGCAGGCGACGGCGCTTCGGGCGACCGTGCGACGGACGACGACATCGCGGACGACACTGCCGACAACGGCGACGATGCCGGATCAGTTCCCGGGCCGGACGTGGGCGCCGATGCGGCCGAGGAGCCCGACGAAGACGTGCCGGGCGACGTTGCGAAGTACGACCGCTTCCAGAAGATGGAGCGTGCGGAGTACGACCGCGTCAATGAGTTCCTCCGGGACCGGACCTACGTCACCGCCCGAGAGTGGGCGATCGCACGGCTGTGTGCGGATTTCCGGACGGAGACGGGCGTCGAGATGACGAAGATCGGCGAGAACCTGCCCCGGCTCGTCCCGTTCATGACCGACACCTACACCCCGCAGGCGGTGAACCAGGCGCGCGCCTCCTTCGAGGAGAAGGTACGCAAGGCGGGCGCGACGTTCCTCTACGGCGCGATGTCGGGCTTCTTCACCGCCGAGGACCTCGACGACGTGATGTACGAGTCGACGGAGGTGGCGAAGTTCCTACTCGAGGTCGAGGGCGCCGACCTGGCCGTCGAGGAGGAACTGGCCGCCGAGGACAAGATCTCGTCGGTGATGCGCGACGTGCGCGAGGCGAGCGCGGAGGTTCGCGGCGAGGAGGTCAAGTGCCCCGAGTGCGGGCACGTCCACGAACCGTAG
- a CDS encoding hemolysin family protein — translation MVTVDPLSVRVLGGGAILVLLACSAFFSSSEIAIFSVERHRIGSLAETGGRAGTLLEALRSDPHRLLVTILVGNNVVNIAMSSITTAILVAALPTGIAVTVATLVLTVMVLVFGEIVPKSYGVANAETWALRTAPTLRRFQRAAGPVVTAFDAVTRRLSTVVGGETAIEAPYVTRDELAALVRTAERGGEIDAGEREMVESVLGLHEVTASDVMVPHGNVVAVDATTSIRDAATLAADERVTRLPVYDGTLDEPRGIVDLRDLERALALDESVPIERLATPTLSVPASEPIDTMLTRMQDERVQMALVVDDGGAVVGLVTVQDVLEEIVGDLFDVGSEASIRAVADGVIVRGDVFLDRLDAVFGTAMAADAPAAAETLAGYVYHRLGRVPRSGERIELDGIAVTIEQIDGERIRRMFVELGGTDADAGDPPA, via the coding sequence ATGGTCACGGTCGATCCGCTCTCTGTTCGCGTGCTCGGCGGGGGAGCGATTCTCGTGTTGTTGGCGTGTTCGGCGTTCTTCTCGAGCAGCGAGATCGCGATATTCAGCGTGGAGCGCCACCGAATCGGCTCGCTCGCCGAGACCGGCGGGCGGGCGGGAACCCTCTTGGAAGCGCTTCGATCAGATCCGCATCGCCTGCTGGTGACCATCCTCGTCGGCAACAACGTCGTAAACATCGCGATGTCGTCGATCACGACGGCGATCCTCGTCGCCGCGCTCCCCACGGGGATCGCCGTCACGGTCGCGACGCTCGTGTTGACCGTGATGGTGCTGGTGTTCGGCGAGATCGTGCCCAAGTCCTACGGGGTGGCCAACGCCGAGACGTGGGCGCTCCGAACGGCGCCGACGCTCCGGCGATTCCAGCGCGCGGCGGGGCCGGTCGTGACTGCCTTCGACGCGGTGACCAGACGACTGAGCACGGTTGTCGGCGGCGAGACGGCGATCGAAGCGCCGTACGTCACCCGCGACGAACTGGCGGCGCTGGTGCGCACGGCCGAGCGCGGCGGCGAGATCGACGCCGGCGAGCGGGAGATGGTGGAGTCGGTGCTGGGGCTCCATGAGGTGACCGCGAGCGACGTGATGGTCCCGCACGGGAACGTCGTCGCCGTCGACGCGACGACCTCGATCCGCGACGCGGCGACGCTGGCGGCCGACGAGCGGGTGACTCGTCTCCCGGTGTACGACGGGACGCTCGACGAGCCTCGCGGGATCGTCGACCTGCGTGACTTGGAGCGGGCGCTCGCGCTCGACGAGTCGGTGCCGATCGAGCGGCTCGCGACGCCGACGCTGTCGGTTCCGGCGTCCGAGCCGATCGACACGATGTTGACCCGCATGCAAGACGAGCGCGTCCAGATGGCGCTGGTCGTCGACGACGGCGGCGCCGTCGTGGGGCTCGTGACGGTGCAGGACGTGTTGGAGGAGATCGTCGGCGACCTGTTCGACGTGGGCAGCGAGGCGAGCATCCGCGCGGTCGCCGACGGGGTGATCGTCCGCGGCGACGTGTTCCTCGACCGCCTCGACGCCGTGTTCGGCACGGCGATGGCGGCCGACGCGCCGGCTGCGGCCGAGACGCTCGCCGGCTACGTCTACCACCGACTCGGGCGCGTCCCCCGCTCCGGAGAACGGATCGAACTCGACGGGATCGCGGTGACCATCGAACAGATCGACGGCGAACGGATCCGACGGATGTTCGTCGAACTCGGGGGTACCGACGCGGACGCGGGCGATCCGCCCGCGTGA
- a CDS encoding universal stress protein, with protein sequence MKVLLGIGGSDDSLRALEDTVERAQAAGDDLTVAIVENPRSDRSPAAVDDRVRTVLADAGIDADVRRVEGDAGSQLVAIAEDEDFDMIAIGGGQTSPMGKINLGSIAQFVLLNSHVSVKLVR encoded by the coding sequence ATGAAGGTACTGCTGGGCATCGGCGGGAGCGACGACTCGCTGCGCGCCCTCGAGGACACCGTCGAGCGGGCGCAGGCCGCCGGTGACGACCTCACGGTCGCGATCGTGGAGAATCCGCGGTCCGACCGGTCGCCCGCGGCGGTCGACGATCGCGTCCGAACGGTACTCGCGGACGCGGGGATCGACGCCGACGTACGGCGGGTCGAGGGCGACGCGGGCAGTCAGCTCGTCGCCATCGCCGAGGACGAGGATTTCGACATGATCGCGATCGGCGGGGGGCAGACCAGCCCGATGGGGAAGATCAACCTCGGAAGCATCGCACAATTCGTCCTGCTGAACTCCCACGTCTCGGTGAAACTGGTCCGATGA
- a CDS encoding TetR/AcrR family transcriptional regulator — protein sequence MSDGTNGESDAGDAATGDGDASDVNTLIMEATYRALCEHGYAELSVSHIAAEFEKSKSLLYYHYDSKDDLLAGFLRFAGDHFLAMLEEAEHEADSPVDRVRALVDIYLGTELDEEMAEAQRSMIDLRAQAVAQPRFREEFTRTDRHLRERLATALADGVEAGVIDDAVEPESTATWLLSALTGAMLQRHTAEFDVVTPVRAALHGYIDTFAVGDDAGDTTGEDAGNN from the coding sequence ATGAGTGACGGTACGAACGGGGAGTCCGATGCGGGCGACGCGGCGACCGGTGACGGCGACGCGTCGGACGTGAACACCCTGATCATGGAGGCGACCTATCGCGCGCTGTGCGAGCACGGCTACGCCGAGTTGAGCGTCTCGCACATCGCCGCGGAGTTCGAGAAGAGCAAATCGCTGCTGTACTACCACTACGACTCCAAGGACGACCTCCTCGCGGGATTCCTGCGATTTGCCGGCGACCACTTCCTCGCGATGCTGGAGGAAGCCGAGCACGAGGCCGACTCGCCGGTCGACCGGGTCCGCGCGCTCGTCGACATCTACCTCGGGACGGAGTTGGACGAGGAGATGGCCGAGGCGCAGCGATCGATGATCGACCTCCGCGCGCAGGCGGTCGCACAGCCCCGGTTCCGCGAGGAGTTCACGCGCACCGACCGCCACCTCCGCGAGCGCCTCGCGACCGCGCTCGCCGACGGGGTCGAGGCGGGCGTCATCGACGACGCGGTCGAACCGGAATCGACCGCGACGTGGCTGTTGTCGGCGCTCACCGGCGCGATGCTCCAGCGACACACCGCCGAGTTCGACGTGGTCACGCCCGTCAGGGCGGCGCTCCACGGCTATATCGACACCTTCGCCGTCGGCGACGACGCGGGGGACACCACGGGCGAGGACGCCGGGAATAACTGA
- a CDS encoding ABC transporter ATP-binding protein has translation MPPLELDGLTKYYGDVRGVEDLTFDVESGEVFGFLGPNGAGKTTAIRTLMGFQSPTAGTASVLGAELTDADALRRARANVGYLPSEPSFDDHVTGRRILDYHGALRGDERSAELLELFDPPLDRDVGEYSRGNRQMLAIVIAFMHDPDLLVMDEPTTGLDPLKQAQFHRFVRDERDRGTTFFFSSHVLSEVRKVCDRVGIIRDGRLAALEDVESLLERSGKTVRVHAAETLAADDVTLAAAHDVAVTETAAETADGAATVSFTYTGSYDALLEWLRGYDLLDLTIEEAPLEAVFMRFYDGGLDDGASDGGEPSDRGENDEALSGEGPSDERPVESGDV, from the coding sequence ATGCCGCCACTCGAACTCGACGGGCTCACGAAGTACTACGGCGACGTGCGCGGCGTCGAGGACCTCACCTTCGACGTCGAATCCGGGGAGGTGTTCGGGTTTCTCGGCCCCAACGGGGCCGGGAAGACGACCGCAATCAGGACGCTCATGGGCTTTCAGTCGCCGACTGCGGGCACCGCGAGCGTGTTGGGCGCGGAACTAACAGACGCCGACGCGCTCCGCAGGGCCCGCGCGAACGTCGGCTACCTTCCGAGCGAGCCGTCGTTCGACGACCACGTCACCGGCCGCCGCATCCTCGACTACCACGGCGCCCTCCGCGGCGACGAGCGCAGCGCCGAGTTGCTGGAGCTGTTCGACCCGCCGCTCGACCGCGACGTCGGCGAGTACTCGCGGGGGAACCGCCAGATGCTCGCCATCGTGATCGCGTTCATGCATGACCCCGACCTCCTCGTCATGGACGAGCCGACCACCGGGCTCGATCCGCTGAAGCAGGCGCAGTTCCACCGGTTCGTCCGCGACGAGCGCGACCGCGGGACGACGTTCTTCTTCTCGTCGCACGTGCTGAGTGAGGTCCGGAAGGTGTGCGACCGTGTGGGGATCATCCGCGACGGCCGCCTCGCGGCGCTGGAGGACGTCGAGTCGCTGCTCGAACGCAGCGGGAAGACCGTCCGCGTCCACGCGGCGGAGACGCTCGCGGCCGACGACGTGACCCTCGCGGCCGCACACGACGTCGCGGTGACCGAGACTGCAGCGGAGACGGCGGACGGCGCCGCGACCGTCTCGTTCACGTACACGGGGTCGTACGATGCGCTGCTGGAGTGGCTGCGCGGGTACGACCTGCTCGATTTAACCATCGAAGAGGCACCGCTGGAGGCGGTGTTCATGCGCTTTTACGACGGGGGACTGGATGACGGAGCGAGCGACGGTGGGGAACCGAGCGACCGAGGGGAGAATGACGAGGCGCTGAGCGGTGAGGGACCGAGCGACGAACGCCCCGTGGAGTCCGGCGATGTTTGA
- a CDS encoding ABC transporter permease subunit — translation MSESDADAGTDPRRPRRSADPATVGGERQSVGAARPSTATLAIARYEGERLVVPSAVAAVALSLFGSLYVWIGPQVTAGVDVEALTEALPPALRALFGLESLGSVPGLLASEFYTLGWIVGLAAYVAYVAAGRVAGGIATDRLDATLAAPTARRSVIVGLFLALLVPVVVVNAVVPLALYGVSLAVGDALSLADLFALHALSVPYLLLWGAVGLVLGVAIDGGRTAGRVALGVVFATWIVEAVVTGSDYERVGAVAPARYLDPTGVLVRGEYALDSVAVLLAATALCLVVAVVAFARRDV, via the coding sequence GTGAGCGAGTCCGACGCCGACGCCGGAACCGATCCTCGGCGGCCGCGACGGAGCGCCGATCCGGCGACCGTCGGCGGCGAACGACAGTCCGTCGGCGCCGCTCGTCCCTCGACCGCGACGCTGGCGATCGCCCGTTACGAGGGCGAGCGGCTGGTCGTGCCGTCGGCCGTCGCCGCCGTCGCACTCTCGCTGTTCGGATCGCTGTACGTCTGGATCGGCCCGCAGGTCACCGCGGGCGTCGATGTCGAGGCGCTGACGGAGGCGCTTCCGCCCGCGTTGCGCGCGCTGTTCGGTCTGGAGTCGCTCGGCAGCGTCCCCGGTCTCCTCGCCTCGGAGTTCTACACGCTGGGGTGGATCGTCGGCCTCGCGGCGTACGTCGCGTACGTCGCCGCAGGGCGCGTCGCTGGCGGAATCGCCACCGACCGACTCGACGCGACGCTCGCGGCGCCGACGGCCCGACGGAGCGTCATCGTCGGGCTGTTTCTGGCGCTGCTCGTGCCGGTCGTCGTCGTGAACGCCGTCGTTCCGCTCGCGCTGTACGGCGTCTCTCTCGCGGTCGGGGACGCGCTCTCGCTTGCCGACCTGTTCGCGCTACACGCGCTGTCGGTGCCGTACCTCCTGCTGTGGGGCGCAGTCGGGCTGGTCCTCGGCGTGGCGATCGACGGCGGTCGGACCGCGGGCCGCGTCGCCCTCGGCGTCGTGTTCGCCACGTGGATCGTCGAGGCGGTCGTCACCGGCAGCGACTACGAGCGGGTCGGCGCGGTCGCGCCGGCGCGGTATCTCGATCCGACCGGCGTGCTCGTCCGGGGCGAGTACGCGCTCGACTCCGTCGCGGTGTTGCTGGCCGCGACAGCGCTGTGTCTGGTTGTCGCCGTCGTCGCCTTCGCCCGACGGGACGTGTGA
- the cgi121 gene encoding KEOPS complex subunit Cgi121 produces the protein MRLVEGEAKIDDLDAFLDEVTAIGAETGCTVQAFDARYVVDRAHLERALALADRAIDRGENVARDRGVEVMLYAAGRRQIDRALTMGVSEGDRPVVVLVAAGAAVAGDAKGERERAAASRVDDLLAPADTLGEYDGELVRDYFDVSDAELAATAGTLADVIRERVALLDVRK, from the coding sequence GTGAGACTCGTCGAGGGCGAGGCGAAGATCGACGACCTCGACGCGTTTCTCGACGAGGTAACGGCGATCGGCGCCGAGACCGGCTGCACCGTGCAGGCGTTCGACGCCCGCTACGTCGTCGACCGCGCGCACCTCGAACGCGCGCTCGCGCTGGCGGACCGCGCCATCGACCGCGGGGAGAACGTCGCCCGCGACCGCGGGGTCGAGGTCATGCTGTACGCCGCCGGGCGCCGACAGATCGACCGCGCGCTTACCATGGGGGTCTCCGAGGGCGACCGCCCAGTCGTCGTGCTCGTCGCCGCCGGGGCAGCCGTCGCAGGCGACGCGAAAGGCGAGCGCGAACGAGCGGCCGCGTCGAGGGTCGATGACCTGCTGGCGCCGGCAGACACGCTCGGCGAGTACGACGGGGAACTCGTCCGCGACTACTTCGACGTGTCCGACGCCGAGTTGGCGGCGACGGCGGGGACGCTCGCGGACGTGATCCGCGAGCGCGTCGCGCTGCTGGACGTGCGGAAGTAG
- a CDS encoding universal stress protein, with product MSLTVERVLVPVDGSDESLTAVEYAVAVAQRYDAQVHAVYVLGEEVVRAIEEDVVDQSEVAEDTEAFTDTVREIAHAEGVDVSSSIAYGFSTKRKTTHPGSVILDTAEDVDADFIVIPREPLTGEPGEVLEKAAEYVLLYASQPVLSV from the coding sequence ATGAGCCTGACCGTCGAGCGCGTGTTGGTCCCCGTGGACGGGAGCGACGAGTCACTGACGGCGGTCGAGTACGCCGTCGCCGTCGCCCAGCGGTACGACGCGCAGGTCCACGCCGTGTACGTCCTCGGAGAGGAGGTCGTGCGCGCCATCGAGGAGGACGTCGTCGACCAGTCGGAGGTCGCAGAAGACACCGAGGCGTTCACCGACACGGTTCGCGAGATCGCCCACGCGGAGGGCGTCGATGTGTCCAGTTCGATCGCGTACGGCTTCTCGACGAAGCGCAAGACCACCCACCCCGGGTCGGTCATCCTCGACACCGCCGAGGACGTCGACGCCGACTTCATCGTCATCCCGCGCGAGCCGCTGACGGGTGAGCCCGGCGAGGTGCTGGAGAAGGCAGCCGAGTACGTCCTGCTGTACGCGAGCCAGCCCGTGCTGTCGGTGTGA
- a CDS encoding GNAT family N-acetyltransferase: MNGDRVYPDEPAGPFEAPPVSFADREDRDIEVRPYPPAAAGEAGEDEFEALVEMYTEFDPADRAQGIPPSRESDVRSWLETILGDDGYNVVAWDGDTVAGHATLVPDGDAYELAIFVLQAYQGAGIGTNLMEALLGHGAANGVDKVWLTVERWNRAAVGLYKKIGFETSDAESFELEMTTRLVDPA, translated from the coding sequence ATGAACGGCGATCGCGTCTACCCCGACGAGCCCGCCGGCCCGTTCGAGGCGCCGCCGGTGTCGTTCGCGGACCGCGAGGACCGGGACATCGAGGTCAGGCCGTATCCGCCCGCGGCCGCGGGAGAGGCCGGCGAGGACGAGTTCGAGGCGCTCGTGGAGATGTACACGGAGTTCGATCCGGCCGACCGCGCACAGGGTATCCCCCCGAGTCGGGAGTCAGACGTGCGCTCGTGGCTGGAGACGATCCTCGGCGACGACGGGTACAACGTCGTCGCGTGGGACGGCGACACCGTCGCGGGCCACGCGACGCTCGTCCCCGACGGCGACGCCTACGAGCTGGCGATCTTCGTGCTTCAGGCGTATCAGGGGGCCGGAATCGGCACCAACCTGATGGAGGCGCTGCTGGGCCACGGCGCCGCCAACGGCGTCGACAAGGTGTGGCTCACCGTCGAGCGGTGGAACCGCGCGGCCGTCGGCCTCTACAAGAAGATCGGGTTCGAGACGAGCGACGCCGAGTCGTTCGAACTGGAGATGACGACACGACTGGTCGATCCGGCGTAG